One genomic segment of Spirochaetota bacterium includes these proteins:
- a CDS encoding C4-type zinc ribbon domain-containing protein: MNNDIARMIELQRYWDTVLRCREEIEKSDNSITFWKKRLEENHDRVLALQETIKLAKSFLGRKEVDLASVEEKIAKLQTRRDAVKNEREAAAVESELAMASAERGGLEEEILLLMDDLEEKSSSLAEAGKEAAGALEQSGADIAMLEERIERFRKQMDENRAKFDEGLPGLSASVRPKFQKLTGSGNGKAIVRIDGETCEGCRVQVPVHLAGDVSKADRVVSCSNCGRFIHSG, from the coding sequence ATGAACAACGATATAGCCAGGATGATCGAACTGCAGCGTTACTGGGACACGGTGCTGCGCTGCCGCGAAGAAATCGAGAAAAGCGATAACTCCATCACGTTCTGGAAGAAGCGGCTTGAGGAAAACCATGACCGTGTTCTTGCCCTGCAGGAAACGATAAAGCTTGCGAAGAGCTTCCTCGGGCGGAAGGAGGTCGACCTCGCCTCCGTGGAAGAAAAGATCGCGAAGCTTCAAACTCGCAGGGACGCGGTGAAGAACGAGCGCGAGGCCGCGGCCGTTGAGAGCGAACTCGCCATGGCATCGGCGGAGCGCGGCGGACTCGAAGAGGAGATACTGCTTCTCATGGACGATCTCGAGGAGAAAAGCTCTTCGCTTGCGGAGGCGGGAAAAGAGGCCGCGGGCGCTTTGGAACAATCCGGCGCGGATATCGCGATGCTCGAAGAACGGATCGAACGCTTCCGGAAACAGATGGATGAAAACCGTGCAAAATTTGACGAAGGTCTCCCCGGACTCTCCGCCTCCGTGCGGCCGAAGTTTCAGAAGCTCACCGGCTCCGGGAACGGAAAGGCCATCGTGCGCATCGATGGGGAAACCTGTGAGGGGTGCCGCGTACAGGTGCCGGTCCACCTTGCGGGCGACGTTTCGAAGGCGGACCGGGTGGTGTCGTGCAGCAATTGCGGAAGGTTTATCCATAGCGGATAG
- a CDS encoding ribonuclease HI family protein: protein MLLSIDRVLQLLAEGKSVQKIAELSDVDVAEVCAVIEEARAILETSDKARSRKKIIIRRRNPTDDPSPAPREEAGADITPDGEIFDGAELSAVPLDSSLVMYTDGASRGNPGPAGIGIVIYDGDNRQVGKVSLPIGVQTNNYAEYTALIHALRIGRYFRARTLKIRTDSELVVKQIKGEYKVNHENIKGLYEEAMKLKKAFSSCKIEHVTRNFNDKADHLARKASEQNR from the coding sequence ATGCTTCTGAGTATTGACAGGGTTTTACAGCTTCTGGCCGAAGGCAAGAGCGTGCAAAAGATCGCGGAACTTTCCGATGTCGATGTCGCGGAGGTCTGCGCGGTGATAGAAGAAGCGAGGGCCATTCTCGAAACAAGCGACAAGGCGCGTTCGCGCAAGAAAATAATAATCCGGCGCAGGAACCCGACCGATGATCCATCTCCGGCGCCCAGGGAAGAGGCCGGGGCCGATATTACCCCTGACGGGGAGATTTTTGACGGGGCGGAGCTGTCTGCCGTGCCGCTTGACTCATCCCTGGTTATGTATACCGACGGCGCGTCACGGGGAAACCCGGGCCCGGCCGGCATCGGAATCGTAATTTACGATGGCGACAATCGGCAGGTCGGCAAGGTCTCACTGCCCATCGGGGTGCAGACGAATAACTATGCCGAATACACGGCGCTTATCCACGCCCTTCGGATCGGACGTTATTTCAGAGCCCGTACGCTGAAGATTCGCACCGATTCCGAGCTCGTTGTAAAACAGATAAAAGGCGAATACAAGGTGAACCACGAGAATATAAAGGGCCTTTACGAGGAAGCGATGAAGCTTAAAAAGGCCTTCAGCAGCTGCAAAATAGAGCACGTTACGCGCAACTTCAACGATAAGGCCGATCACCTGGCCAGAAAAGCCTCGGAACAGAACAGATAG
- the queA gene encoding tRNA preQ1(34) S-adenosylmethionine ribosyltransferase-isomerase QueA, with product MTIERPYRLSDFDFNLPDELIAQEPVSERDASRLFVMRRGGGLEHRMFRDIVEYLHEGDVLVFNDARVIPARVYFLRQSGARVEFILTGRLDELRWTAICDRTSRIKIGETLRAQGDEAVTIRVLSRGEDHFTIESGVALDDDVLNTIGVVPLPPYIRRDHSALDAERYQTVYARASGAVAAPTAGLHFSTELLSDIAARGIEFAYLTLFVSWGTFQPVRHEDIALHRIHSERFILPEASAAVINRARSQRRRIIAAGTTSLRVLESTFHDGANRAAEGVTDLFIYPPMVPRSVDALLTNFHTPRSTLLMLVAAFAGYDSIIEAYREAVSNRYRFFSYGDAMLIL from the coding sequence ATGACGATCGAGCGACCATACAGGCTTTCCGATTTCGATTTCAATCTCCCCGACGAGCTCATTGCGCAGGAACCCGTAAGTGAGCGTGACGCGTCGAGGTTGTTCGTCATGCGGCGTGGCGGCGGCCTTGAACACCGCATGTTCCGGGACATCGTTGAATACCTGCACGAGGGGGATGTGCTGGTATTCAACGACGCCCGGGTGATACCGGCGCGCGTTTATTTCCTCAGGCAGAGCGGCGCCCGCGTGGAATTCATCCTTACTGGAAGACTGGATGAGCTTCGATGGACGGCTATCTGTGATAGAACCTCGAGGATAAAAATCGGCGAAACCCTCCGCGCACAGGGCGACGAAGCCGTGACGATCCGCGTGCTTTCCCGGGGTGAAGACCATTTTACGATTGAAAGCGGCGTGGCGCTGGATGACGATGTGCTGAACACAATCGGCGTGGTGCCGCTGCCGCCCTATATCAGGCGGGATCATTCCGCGCTCGATGCCGAGCGCTACCAGACGGTATACGCGCGGGCGAGCGGCGCGGTGGCGGCGCCGACGGCGGGGCTCCACTTCTCCACGGAGCTTCTTTCGGATATCGCCGCGCGGGGCATCGAGTTCGCATACCTTACTCTCTTTGTCTCGTGGGGGACCTTCCAACCCGTGAGGCATGAAGACATCGCGCTTCACCGGATACACAGCGAGCGCTTCATCCTTCCCGAAGCCTCCGCCGCCGTCATTAACAGGGCCCGCTCCCAACGGCGTCGAATCATCGCCGCCGGCACAACTTCGCTCCGCGTCCTTGAAAGCACCTTCCATGATGGCGCCAACCGGGCCGCCGAGGGCGTGACGGACCTTTTTATTTACCCGCCGATGGTGCCGCGATCGGTCGACGCACTGCTCACGAATTTCCACACTCCGCGCTCCACGCTGCTCATGCTGGTTGCCGCCTTCGCCGGATACGATTCAATAATTGAGGCGTACAGAGAGGCCGTATCAAACAGATATCGCTTCTTTTCGTACGGAGATGCGATGCTGATTCTGTGA
- a CDS encoding DUF1858 domain-containing protein yields the protein MADSITKDMTFGELIKKHPKAGPILAGYGLHCIGCHIATIETLEQGARAHGLNDSDISRMLSDLNAVAG from the coding sequence TACGAAAGATATGACGTTCGGGGAGCTTATTAAAAAGCATCCCAAGGCCGGGCCAATCCTTGCGGGGTATGGACTTCATTGCATAGGGTGCCACATCGCGACCATAGAAACACTCGAGCAGGGGGCCAGGGCCCATGGGCTGAACGACTCGGATATCAGCAGAATGCTGTCGGACCTGAACGCCGTGGCGGGATGA
- a CDS encoding efflux RND transporter periplasmic adaptor subunit → MQKVNFRSFIPRKKAAIAGGAALSVLLIYLIIRGCAGPSDVVYRFAKVTKGDVIKTVSVTGTLDVLNSYRVMSKINGVVNRVLVNFNQVVGKGQLLATVDSTEIDQEMSRVLAQLERARLDLSGAKADIDTKKDLYKENLISRKDLEQAELNYKKIAAQYRQFHVEYEIALRNKSYARIVSPASGVVISMDIKPMDVVSVNKPLFVIVEDLRKMYLTINVDESDIGKIAKGQSVTFTVSAFPGSVFAGKIDQVRLNPTTQQGIVVYQAIVICDNSEMKLKPGMTATATVVVGKKENVLRVHNEAFIVSPVETRGDFDRQFVWKKRGRVVDELPVKKIGVKTGLVGDMFTEIASDKIKVDDEVLVRIEKKFKL, encoded by the coding sequence ATGCAGAAAGTGAATTTTCGCAGCTTCATCCCCAGAAAAAAAGCGGCGATTGCCGGCGGTGCAGCGCTTTCGGTTCTCCTTATCTATCTGATTATTCGTGGTTGTGCAGGGCCTTCGGACGTCGTCTACCGTTTTGCAAAAGTGACCAAAGGGGATGTGATAAAAACGGTTTCGGTAACAGGCACCCTCGATGTGCTGAACTCCTATCGGGTGATGAGCAAGATAAACGGCGTGGTGAACCGGGTGCTGGTGAATTTTAACCAGGTCGTCGGAAAGGGACAATTGCTCGCGACCGTCGATTCCACCGAGATCGACCAGGAGATGTCCCGGGTGCTGGCGCAGCTGGAACGCGCGAGACTGGACCTGTCGGGCGCGAAAGCCGATATCGATACGAAAAAGGACCTTTACAAGGAAAACCTTATTTCGAGAAAGGACCTGGAGCAGGCCGAGCTCAATTATAAGAAGATCGCCGCGCAATACCGCCAGTTTCATGTGGAATATGAAATTGCCCTGCGCAATAAAAGCTATGCCCGTATTGTTTCACCCGCTTCGGGAGTCGTCATATCCATGGACATTAAGCCTATGGACGTGGTTTCCGTCAACAAGCCGCTGTTTGTGATCGTCGAGGATTTACGGAAAATGTACCTGACCATAAATGTCGACGAGTCCGATATCGGGAAGATCGCGAAGGGCCAGAGTGTGACCTTCACCGTGAGCGCGTTTCCCGGCAGCGTCTTTGCGGGTAAGATCGACCAGGTGCGTCTTAACCCGACCACGCAGCAGGGTATCGTTGTGTACCAGGCCATAGTGATCTGCGATAATTCCGAGATGAAGCTGAAACCGGGAATGACAGCGACGGCCACGGTCGTTGTCGGTAAAAAGGAAAACGTGTTGCGGGTGCACAATGAGGCGTTCATCGTCTCGCCGGTCGAGACGAGGGGCGATTTTGATCGGCAGTTCGTCTGGAAGAAGAGGGGCCGCGTGGTCGATGAGCTTCCAGTAAAGAAGATAGGCGTCAAGACGGGGCTTGTAGGGGACATGTTTACCGAAATAGCCTCCGATAAGATAAAGGTCGATGATGAAGTCCTTGTGCGCATTGAAAAAAAGTTCAAGCTGTGA
- a CDS encoding SpoIID/LytB domain-containing protein — MSGRDIGRPRSNGRAVMSAAACVLFLAFLAGCAPSREFLLKKSTEIGAHKSYVRVLLLNTAKRVAVASPARMKISGLSDRRTHYDGKGRSVFFYPEKVKEPVVVESWDSPLSVNGAPFRGAIELHSRMGRLLVINVLTMDEYLSGVVPCEISSGWNVEALRAQAVAARSYAYYHIMNGTDTLFDLNATNRSQVYGGAGMETERTNKAVRDTSGQVASLDNKPILAFFHSTCGGSTIDGDKVWKGAGREYLRKVRCEYCAQSPHFVWEEMLTLYEIRLHLAKKYVGVGQVTGIAFRKEGGRVSHVTVDHKNGVVRLSGNDFRLLFPEKKIKSLLFEAVKTKNGLLLKGHGWGHGVGLCQWGANGMAERKAAYADILRHYYRGTRLMIMAEKTRPGSGNNLAQNKQRRY, encoded by the coding sequence ATGTCGGGAAGAGATATAGGCCGTCCCCGATCGAACGGCCGCGCGGTCATGTCCGCGGCGGCCTGCGTTCTTTTCCTCGCTTTTCTTGCAGGATGCGCGCCCTCCCGCGAATTTCTATTGAAAAAAAGCACTGAAATCGGCGCGCACAAGAGTTACGTTCGCGTGCTGCTGCTCAATACAGCAAAGCGTGTCGCGGTGGCCTCGCCCGCTCGCATGAAGATAAGCGGCCTGTCGGACAGGAGGACGCACTATGACGGGAAGGGGCGGTCCGTTTTTTTCTACCCGGAAAAGGTTAAAGAGCCGGTCGTGGTGGAATCATGGGATTCGCCGCTTTCGGTTAACGGAGCGCCGTTCCGGGGCGCGATAGAGCTGCATTCGAGGATGGGGAGGCTCCTGGTCATTAACGTGTTGACTATGGATGAGTATCTCTCGGGCGTTGTGCCCTGTGAAATATCGAGCGGCTGGAACGTCGAGGCATTGAGGGCCCAGGCGGTTGCGGCCCGCAGTTACGCGTATTACCATATCATGAACGGCACCGATACCCTTTTCGATCTCAACGCGACAAACCGCTCTCAGGTTTACGGCGGCGCCGGAATGGAAACAGAGCGAACAAACAAAGCGGTGCGGGACACGAGCGGTCAGGTGGCCTCCCTTGACAACAAGCCGATCCTCGCCTTTTTCCATTCTACATGCGGTGGAAGTACCATCGACGGCGACAAGGTCTGGAAGGGGGCTGGCAGGGAGTACCTGCGTAAAGTGCGATGCGAATATTGCGCTCAGTCCCCCCACTTTGTCTGGGAGGAGATGCTCACGCTTTATGAAATTCGTCTTCACCTTGCTAAAAAATATGTCGGTGTGGGGCAGGTGACGGGTATCGCGTTCAGGAAAGAGGGCGGGCGGGTAAGCCACGTCACCGTGGACCACAAGAATGGCGTTGTTCGGCTTTCCGGTAACGATTTCAGGCTGCTCTTCCCTGAAAAAAAAATCAAAAGCCTGTTATTCGAGGCGGTAAAAACGAAGAACGGGCTGCTTTTAAAGGGGCATGGATGGGGGCACGGCGTCGGTCTCTGCCAGTGGGGAGCGAACGGAATGGCCGAACGCAAGGCGGCCTACGCCGATATTCTTCGGCATTATTATCGCGGAACCAGGCTCATGATTATGGCGGAAAAGACGCGACCAGGCTCCGGTAATAATCTTGCCCAGAACAAACAGCGTCGCTACTGA
- a CDS encoding ABC transporter permease, with protein MNMSNLLLTALRSLGKNKMRSALTSLGIIIGVASVIMMVGIGNSARVAVRDKVYTYGANAMSISSERPFTERDLERLRRTTSYIKYITPMSGRKAINVKYENRFLESRVRGVNNDFFRIQEWPVTYGRYFTELEILSYEKVAILGDSARLALFGNTNPVGRIILVNNVPFHVIGSLSELGQAFSGRDQDNVVILPFTTTGLKIEGRRDFNEIFASTYSEDLVEKTAGEIRRSLRIERSVLPGQPEDFTVKTSREKLEMAEYIAKTLAILLAGIASISLIVGGIGIMNIMLVSVSERTREIGIRMAIGARKQDILLQFLIEAVTLSTGGGIAGITLGIIIYFIITIAVGWSFLFSLFSIAISFLFSGAVGIFFGYYPARKASSLKPIDALRYE; from the coding sequence ATGAATATGAGCAACCTTCTGCTTACCGCACTGCGCTCGCTCGGTAAGAACAAGATGCGTTCCGCGCTGACGAGCCTGGGTATCATCATAGGTGTGGCATCGGTCATCATGATGGTGGGGATAGGAAACAGCGCCCGGGTGGCCGTGCGGGACAAAGTATACACCTACGGTGCCAACGCGATGTCGATAAGCTCCGAAAGGCCCTTCACCGAGCGGGACCTCGAACGCCTGCGGCGCACGACCTCCTATATAAAGTACATTACACCCATGTCCGGGCGGAAAGCGATCAACGTGAAATATGAGAACCGCTTCCTTGAAAGCCGGGTCCGGGGCGTCAACAACGATTTTTTTCGCATCCAGGAATGGCCGGTCACCTATGGCAGGTATTTCACCGAACTGGAGATACTCTCGTACGAGAAGGTGGCCATACTGGGGGACAGTGCCAGGCTCGCGCTCTTCGGGAATACCAACCCGGTCGGCAGAATCATTCTTGTAAACAATGTCCCCTTCCATGTGATCGGTTCACTTTCAGAGCTCGGACAGGCGTTCTCGGGACGCGATCAGGACAATGTCGTCATTTTACCGTTCACGACGACGGGGCTTAAGATAGAGGGACGCAGGGATTTCAACGAGATCTTCGCATCCACCTATTCCGAGGACCTGGTGGAAAAAACCGCCGGTGAAATTCGCCGCTCCCTCAGGATAGAGAGATCGGTACTGCCGGGACAGCCTGAAGATTTCACCGTCAAAACCAGCCGCGAAAAACTCGAGATGGCGGAGTATATTGCGAAGACGCTGGCCATTCTCCTCGCCGGCATCGCGTCGATTTCGCTGATCGTCGGCGGTATAGGGATCATGAACATCATGCTGGTGTCGGTGAGCGAACGGACGCGCGAAATCGGCATACGCATGGCGATCGGCGCCAGGAAGCAGGACATACTCCTGCAGTTCCTGATTGAGGCCGTGACATTAAGCACGGGCGGCGGTATCGCCGGAATCACACTTGGCATCATCATATACTTCATCATCACCATCGCCGTCGGATGGTCGTTCCTTTTTTCTCTTTTTTCCATCGCGATTTCCTTTCTCTTTTCGGGTGCCGTGGGTATATTTTTCGGTTATTACCCGGCCCGAAAAGCTTCAAGCCTCAAGCCGATAGACGCCCTTCGCTACGAATAG
- the xerD gene encoding site-specific tyrosine recombinase XerD produces MKEIQAIKKFKRFLQTERGLSPNSIYSYTYDLKKFSAFLSRTDKDMFSATHEDVQQFLKFEKNKKHNSSRTLARSLAAIRQFYNFISLNVERIENPASRIGTPQVEKTLPDFLTIREIETLFRSVSESDPFELRDKAIFELLYSCGLRITEAVELCVNDLDFENRFITITGKGGKERMVPISEEAVRLIRKYLKHSRGEILGDRLSDFVFISKKGSRLNRKSVWRLLKGYVDRTQIKKNITPHTLRHSFATHMLENGADLRSVQELLGHMDISTTQVYTHLARKEMQKIHRRFHPKG; encoded by the coding sequence TTGAAAGAGATCCAGGCAATAAAGAAATTCAAGAGGTTTCTGCAGACCGAGAGGGGGCTGTCGCCGAACTCGATCTATTCGTACACCTACGACCTGAAAAAATTCAGTGCTTTTTTATCGCGGACCGACAAGGATATGTTCAGCGCCACCCACGAGGATGTTCAGCAATTTCTGAAATTCGAGAAAAACAAGAAGCACAATTCCTCCAGGACCCTCGCCCGTTCCCTGGCGGCGATCAGGCAGTTCTACAATTTCATTTCCCTGAACGTTGAGCGTATCGAAAATCCGGCCAGCCGTATCGGTACGCCCCAGGTGGAAAAAACACTCCCGGATTTCCTGACGATCCGTGAAATCGAGACGCTCTTTCGCTCGGTTTCAGAAAGCGATCCGTTTGAGCTCCGCGACAAGGCGATATTCGAGCTTTTGTATTCATGCGGCCTCCGGATTACCGAGGCGGTGGAGCTTTGCGTGAATGACCTGGATTTTGAAAACAGGTTCATTACGATAACGGGCAAGGGCGGCAAGGAGCGCATGGTGCCGATAAGCGAAGAGGCCGTGCGGCTTATCAGAAAATATCTGAAGCATTCCAGGGGCGAGATACTCGGGGATCGCCTGAGCGATTTCGTCTTTATCAGCAAAAAGGGTTCCAGGCTCAACAGGAAATCGGTATGGAGGCTCTTGAAGGGGTACGTTGACCGCACCCAGATTAAGAAAAATATAACCCCGCATACGCTGCGCCATTCCTTCGCCACGCACATGCTTGAAAACGGCGCCGATTTACGGTCCGTACAGGAGCTTCTGGGCCATATGGATATATCGACCACCCAGGTGTACACTCATCTCGCCAGGAAAGAGATGCAAAAGATCCACCGACGATTCCATCCGAAGGGATAA
- a CDS encoding TolC family protein: MNARLLPFAGAVLFLCAGLSHAETRKLTREDCVTIALENHPAVMVLAQEQKKAVANYRLSKAPNRIQVNGEVKTAEYLKPESSSSGFNVPGRDTTIGIFAGTSAIYNLIDPNISKKQEAAKLAIDMSKMHEIKERSTIVFNAKAAYYAFNMAIENVRLREKLRDKYRVKQETTVILFRNGLRPILDVTKADVDLASATLEYEKARNQENLAKTELLAALGVMDEEIDVETLKIDVLPSVRFSFAELYSLAENNHPELRIAKLNREIQRINIEVERSAGSLRVDLMTSLGFENKNLEGLGKIQDNAKTSNWEPTFHAGIQARIPIYTGGAITARVNAAEAEYSKSIYGEKQILLGVKALLRNYVQGMEEIKKQIELSRLMKINAEKHLALAQRSYDAGVGSQMALQDAQTAVLDAELFSARARYEYLTILARLSKTVGIEEEYLCRK; encoded by the coding sequence ATGAATGCGAGATTGCTTCCGTTTGCCGGTGCTGTACTGTTTCTTTGCGCCGGTTTGTCACATGCTGAAACGAGGAAACTGACGAGGGAAGATTGTGTTACGATCGCCCTTGAGAACCATCCGGCGGTGATGGTCCTTGCCCAGGAGCAAAAAAAGGCGGTGGCGAACTACCGCCTGTCGAAAGCTCCCAACAGAATTCAGGTGAACGGAGAGGTTAAAACCGCCGAGTATCTTAAACCCGAATCTTCATCGTCGGGATTTAATGTCCCCGGCAGGGACACCACCATCGGTATCTTTGCAGGAACGTCGGCGATCTACAACCTGATCGACCCCAATATTTCCAAGAAACAGGAGGCCGCCAAACTCGCCATCGACATGTCCAAGATGCACGAGATCAAGGAGCGGTCGACCATTGTCTTTAATGCGAAAGCCGCCTATTACGCATTCAATATGGCGATCGAGAACGTGCGGCTCCGCGAGAAGCTGCGGGACAAATACAGGGTCAAGCAGGAGACGACCGTTATTCTTTTCAGAAACGGGCTGCGGCCCATCCTCGACGTCACCAAGGCCGATGTGGATCTTGCATCCGCCACCCTCGAGTACGAAAAGGCAAGGAACCAGGAAAACCTCGCCAAGACCGAACTGCTGGCGGCGCTGGGGGTGATGGACGAGGAGATCGACGTCGAGACGCTCAAAATCGACGTGCTTCCCTCGGTACGCTTCTCCTTCGCCGAGCTGTACAGCCTGGCGGAAAATAATCATCCGGAGCTGCGTATAGCTAAGCTCAACAGGGAGATCCAGCGCATCAACATAGAGGTGGAGCGTTCGGCCGGAAGCCTGCGGGTTGATCTGATGACGTCACTTGGCTTCGAGAACAAGAACCTCGAGGGTCTTGGTAAAATTCAGGATAATGCTAAAACTTCGAACTGGGAGCCGACATTTCACGCCGGTATACAGGCCCGCATTCCGATCTATACCGGGGGGGCGATAACGGCCAGGGTTAATGCCGCGGAAGCTGAATACAGCAAATCGATATACGGCGAGAAGCAGATTCTCCTTGGGGTAAAGGCCCTTCTGCGCAATTACGTGCAGGGCATGGAAGAAATAAAAAAACAGATTGAACTCTCCCGTCTGATGAAAATCAACGCCGAAAAGCACCTCGCGCTTGCACAGAGGAGCTATGATGCCGGTGTCGGGTCGCAGATGGCTCTTCAGGACGCCCAGACGGCGGTTCTCGACGCCGAGTTGTTTTCGGCGAGAGCGCGCTACGAATATCTTACCATCCTTGCCCGCTTGTCGAAGACCGTTGGTATCGAGGAGGAATACCTATGCAGAAAGTGA
- a CDS encoding Nif3-like dinuclear metal center hexameric protein: MKVRDACSFLDGRFPLALQEKYDNAGGQVLFPDEELRGVLVSLDCDRTVIDEARALGCNLIVTHHPIFFRPLRNLTGGEPRAEMVFGLIEGRTSLYSAHTNLDKIYFDRLGAAIGLAEMSLLVQTDAPRPGGVQEYGFGARGEFNPPLTLEELLHRVCERLALPFLVYAGNGAGPVRRCAVSGGAAGGSIDRILRECEVDCILTGDVGYHDVKIALDRGVAVIDAGHYGTERILLDFLCADIQDYLTKTPTAGQIRACVSRVETNPFSVFLPDRK, translated from the coding sequence ATGAAGGTCCGTGATGCATGCTCTTTTCTCGACGGACGTTTCCCGCTCGCTCTGCAGGAAAAATACGACAACGCGGGAGGGCAGGTGCTGTTCCCCGATGAAGAGTTACGGGGGGTGCTTGTCTCGCTCGATTGCGATCGCACGGTGATTGATGAGGCTCGGGCGCTGGGGTGCAACCTGATCGTCACCCATCATCCGATATTTTTCCGTCCGCTTCGAAACCTCACCGGCGGTGAGCCGCGCGCGGAGATGGTTTTCGGACTGATTGAGGGTCGCACGAGCCTGTATTCAGCGCACACCAATCTGGACAAGATATACTTCGATCGGCTGGGGGCGGCGATCGGGCTTGCTGAAATGAGCCTTCTGGTGCAAACGGACGCACCACGACCCGGCGGAGTACAGGAATACGGTTTCGGAGCCCGTGGAGAGTTTAATCCTCCCCTCACGCTCGAAGAGCTTCTGCACCGCGTATGCGAACGGCTCGCGCTCCCGTTTCTGGTATACGCGGGAAACGGTGCGGGACCGGTCCGGCGATGTGCGGTGAGCGGTGGCGCCGCCGGCGGGTCGATCGATCGTATTCTGCGGGAATGTGAAGTCGACTGCATACTTACGGGTGATGTAGGCTATCATGACGTAAAAATCGCGCTCGATCGCGGCGTCGCGGTCATCGACGCGGGTCATTACGGCACGGAAAGGATTTTGCTGGATTTTTTATGTGCGGATATCCAAGACTACTTGACAAAAACGCCGACTGCCGGGCAAATAAGGGCCTGCGTTTCCCGCGTGGAGACCAATCCTTTCAGCGTATTTCTGCCGGACCGGAAATGA
- a CDS encoding ABC transporter ATP-binding protein — protein sequence MDRVIEVRDLVKTYFISDDVSVPAIKGISLSVDKGEFLAIMGASGSGKSTFMNILGFLDSLTSGSYLLDGVEQASLGEDRKAEIRNTKIGFVFQGFNLLSRTSALENVELPMIYRGGARPSEVREKARGLLAMVGLSGREDHHPNRLSGGEQQRVAIARSLINDPAIILADEPTGNLDSRNTADIMGIFTRLNRELGITIILVTHEPEVADHTRRKIVFRDGLIIQDTAIKKNVRRGGKST from the coding sequence ATGGACAGGGTCATCGAGGTCAGGGACCTCGTAAAAACATATTTCATCAGCGATGATGTCAGCGTCCCGGCGATCAAGGGCATCTCGCTCTCGGTGGATAAGGGGGAATTCCTTGCGATTATGGGAGCCTCCGGCTCGGGGAAATCGACCTTCATGAATATCCTCGGCTTTCTCGACTCGCTTACCTCGGGGAGTTATCTCCTCGACGGCGTGGAGCAGGCCTCCCTGGGCGAAGACAGAAAAGCGGAAATACGAAACACCAAGATCGGATTTGTTTTTCAGGGGTTCAACCTGCTTTCGCGCACGTCTGCCCTGGAAAACGTGGAGCTTCCCATGATATACCGAGGCGGGGCGCGGCCCTCGGAGGTGCGCGAAAAGGCGCGGGGGCTTCTTGCCATGGTGGGTCTTTCCGGTCGCGAAGACCATCACCCCAACAGACTTTCCGGAGGCGAGCAGCAGCGTGTGGCGATCGCCCGTTCACTCATCAACGATCCGGCGATCATCCTCGCCGACGAGCCCACCGGGAACCTGGACTCCCGTAACACCGCCGATATTATGGGTATATTCACCCGGCTAAACAGGGAACTCGGCATCACGATTATACTGGTAACCCACGAACCGGAGGTCGCCGACCACACAAGGCGCAAGATTGTTTTCCGCGACGGCCTTATTATTCAGGATACCGCGATTAAAAAAAACGTCCGGCGGGGCGGGAAATCAACATGA